ATGCGCCCGAGGTCGGCGTAGAAGTAGGGGAGGAGAAACTCCGTTCCCGGCAGCACGAGGCCGGTGCGCACGGCCTCGACGAGGTCGCGCCGTTCGCGCCGTGCAAGCCCGAGCTCGGCCGCCCGCTCGTCGATCGCCCGCGCCGACTCCGGCCCGAGCCGCGCGCGCCCGAATTCCGCGAGCGGCAGCAGCAGCAGCTCGTCGACCGCCCCGAGCGAGCGCTGCGAGGTCGGGTCGAAGGCACGCATGCTCTCGATCGCGTCGCCCATGAACTCCAGGCGGGCCGGCTCCCCGTAGCCGACCGGGAAGACGTCCAGGATGCCGCCCCGCAGCGCGAGGTCGCCGGGATCCTGCACCAGGGGGACGCGGTGGTAGCCCCACTCGACGAGCCGCGCGACGAGCGCGTCCGGGGTGACCGTCTCCCCCGCGACCACGTAGGTAACCGCCGCGGCGAGCTCGGCGCGCGGCAGGCAGCGCAGCCCCCACGCCTCGGCGGTCGTGACCACGACGGGCGCCGTGGTGTGGACGAGGTGGTAGAGGCCCTCGGCCCGGGCGGCCACCGTCTCGCGCGGCGGCGACAGCGGCTCGAAGGGCGGCACCTCCCAGCCGGGAAGATAGTGCACCCGCCGGGCGAGGGGCGTGGCTGCCGCCTCGTCGCCCAGGAGGAAGCGCAGGTCGGCCGCGAACGCCTCGGCCTCGGCTGCGGTCGCGGCCACGACCAGCGCGGCCCGCGGCCGGCGAGCGAGCAGCCGCGCCAGGCAGAGGGCCGGTCCGCTGCCGCGTAGCCCGGCGACGCGGACGGGTGCGGCCGCCTCGAGGGCGCGCTCCAGGCGCGCGACGAGTTCGCTCAGGGAAGACGACATGGGGCTCGGCGGGGCGGCGCGCGGCGCGGCGCGCCGCGAAGGATCCATAGCGGTGGCCTCAGAGACCGGCAAGGGCGCGCGCCTCCGCGAGCGTCGGAATCGCCCGGCGACCGCCGAGACGCGTGCACTGAAGCGCCGCGGCCGCGTTGGCGAGCCGAAGGGCCGGCTCGAGCTCGAGCCCGGCGAGCATCGCCCAGATGAAGCCGGCGTGGAAGAGATCGCCCGCGCCCGTCGTGTCGACGGTCGCGACCACATGGCCGGCGACGCCGAGCACCCGACCACGCGCGGCGAGCAGCGCGCCGGCGGAGCCGAGCGTCACGCCGACCACGGCCGCCCCGTAGCGCTCCAGGCTCTCGAGCGCGGCCTCGGGCGCCGCGGCCCCGGTCAGGGCGCGCGCGAACTCCCACGACACGATGAGGACGTCGACCAGACGGAGTAGCCGGTCGAGCTCCGCACAGGCCATGTCGATGTCGGCCACGGTCGCGACCCCGGTGGCGCGCGCCATGGCGGCCGCGGCCAGCGCGGCCTCCCCGTCGGCGCCGTCGAGGTGAAGCACGCGCGCGCCGGCGATGAGCGCGCGCGGCACCTCGCCGGGGGCGAGGGCGAGCGCCGGCGGCCGGTGCCAGAGGACGGTCCGCTCGCCGGTGCGCGCATCCACGAGGATCACGGAGAGCTGGTTCGGGTGGCCGCTCCGCACCGGGGCATGGGCGACGTCGACCCCCTCCGATGCGAGCGACGCGCGCGAGACGGCGCCGGCCTCGTCGTCGCCGAACGTGCCGAGGTACGTGGCGCGCGCGCCCCAGCGCCGGAGCGCCACCAGCGCGGTGGCGATCTGTCCGCCGGGCTCGACGGCCAGCGCCTGCAGGCGCTGCTTCGTGTCGGGCGCCGGGAAGCGCTCGACCACGCACAGGTGGTCGACCGTGTTCTGCCCGAGGCCGACGACGTCGATCTCCCGGCCTGCCGGCACGGCAACCGGGATGCGCATGCCCGCTAGCCGCGCCGCCCGCCGTCGCGCACGATCGCGTACAGCGGCACGACCAGCCGTCCCTCGTCGGGATGGTCGGTGAAGATCTCGACGGCACCCTCGACCTTGCCGGGCGGGAGGCCGTCCCGGAGCCGCAGCGTGAGACGGTACTCCTGCCCCTCCTGCACCGTGTCCAGCCGGTAGCTGACGATCCGTTGCGGCACCGAGACGGCGGTCACCGCGAGCGGGTGCGTGCCGCGGTTGCGGATGTAGAGGTCACGCTCGGTGGTCATCCCGGGGCGCGCCAGCCCGAACGTGACCTGCGGCGGCAGCACCACCACGTCGCCCTCGACGCTGCCGAAGACCGACACGGTGAGGGAGGACTGCCGCAGGCTCGTCGTGCGCAGCACGAGCTGGTCGTTGAAGCGCCCGAGCGGCATGTGCGGCTCGAGCGTGACCACGATCCGCTGTCCGGAGCCGTCGGGCAGACGCTCGAGGCGCGTGCCGAGCGCGGGGTTCGTGTGCTCGACCGCCGTCACCTC
This is a stretch of genomic DNA from Deltaproteobacteria bacterium. It encodes these proteins:
- a CDS encoding ribokinase, coding for MRIPVAVPAGREIDVVGLGQNTVDHLCVVERFPAPDTKQRLQALAVEPGGQIATALVALRRWGARATYLGTFGDDEAGAVSRASLASEGVDVAHAPVRSGHPNQLSVILVDARTGERTVLWHRPPALALAPGEVPRALIAGARVLHLDGADGEAALAAAAMARATGVATVADIDMACAELDRLLRLVDVLIVSWEFARALTGAAAPEAALESLERYGAAVVGVTLGSAGALLAARGRVLGVAGHVVATVDTTGAGDLFHAGFIWAMLAGLELEPALRLANAAAALQCTRLGGRRAIPTLAEARALAGL
- a CDS encoding DUF1573 domain-containing protein; its protein translation is MHLPLLTLIGLVVALAGMPARAADGPELVIEEPVFDFGTVEQGTSVEHTFRVRNTGRAELRIDHVKTSCGCLAGLASAPDIPPGGEGRVNVVLDTARIVGHTTKVVTVYTNDPAAPSAGLALDGTVMTDIVASPSPLYLGKLRRGDAAEREIRVTSGRPGAAYEVTAVEHTNPALGTRLERLPDGSGQRIVVTLEPHMPLGRFNDQLVLRTTSLRQSSLTVSVFGSVEGDVVVLPPQVTFGLARPGMTTERDLYIRNRGTHPLAVTAVSVPQRIVSYRLDTVQEGQEYRLTLRLRDGLPPGKVEGAVEIFTDHPDEGRLVVPLYAIVRDGGRRG